Proteins encoded by one window of Ignavibacteriota bacterium:
- a CDS encoding IgGFc-binding protein gives MIRLRIFIFSLLLLIPIFLKSQNPDNIGKEFIVCFPKNDDGESIGAILQLLIINYENQETQLSINFSYDDTLLNDNINPLGSKIIKIDSKYELATINGIERNSIRIKSNTDISVLMLSKTRESADACLLLPISSISNSYVIANISNRDEFNLARINIVAITNNTLVEINSDVRIYNSHVDLGLKKTLNLDEGEVYVLVANIKDNSDFSGTHITSNNPISIFSSHDRTSLPTHIGTQDHIIEQVPPINILGNETIFTLTKFPLFNSNIYSKIVAAFDSTTITWMNNDTVISKGEFLILNSNKPFYIKSDKSVLFSQFEQSAKIPLTKGDPFLAFIPPIQQWKNNYKFFSPELEDFTEHWINIAIHKNSLNSIILDGQIIDTGNFTNVEGTEYYSGYVEVKKGLHSIEADSNFSLLVYGYGIIISYGYTGGMKTERLLEKIMDSNPPELQSKIHCDAEIVITELNEYDSGIESIKLVEQDNLTVDIPVFEKGAFKAVINMKLIDENLDGFAILKSRDVKGHERLDTMRLFGFDLSHHFAGYFDTLFYSEFRCDSIKLSNRSLSKRTFHLYFEKNTEISVPPSYATITLEPTRDTIVPFCVYADFMGSTSDNLILLDDCNRKYRIPVSYTIADFPSDINTKCEVTLEFTIVSDLRSIAANNDFGQNIIMKVFNLSGRELYSGTPNDISNNFIRGVYFVLFIDNNSITKRMMVRID, from the coding sequence ATGATTCGGCTAAGAATATTTATATTCAGCTTATTGCTTTTAATCCCAATATTTTTAAAATCTCAAAATCCGGATAATATTGGCAAGGAATTTATCGTTTGTTTTCCAAAAAATGATGATGGAGAAAGTATTGGTGCAATTTTACAATTATTGATTATTAATTATGAAAATCAAGAAACTCAATTATCAATAAATTTTAGTTATGATGATACTTTACTCAATGATAATATTAATCCATTAGGATCAAAAATTATAAAAATTGATTCGAAATATGAATTAGCAACAATAAATGGCATTGAAAGAAATAGTATAAGAATTAAATCAAACACCGATATTTCAGTTTTAATGCTTTCAAAAACAAGAGAGTCTGCTGATGCGTGTCTTCTTCTTCCTATTTCATCTATTAGCAATAGTTATGTAATCGCTAATATTTCTAATAGAGATGAATTTAATTTAGCACGAATTAATATTGTTGCTATTACAAATAATACTTTAGTTGAGATCAATTCTGATGTCAGAATATACAACAGTCATGTAGATTTAGGATTAAAGAAAACCTTAAATTTAGATGAAGGCGAAGTCTATGTGCTTGTAGCAAATATTAAAGATAATAGCGATTTTTCAGGTACTCATATAACTTCAAACAATCCGATCTCAATTTTTTCATCACATGACAGAACTTCCTTGCCAACTCATATAGGTACCCAAGATCACATTATTGAACAAGTACCACCAATCAATATACTTGGAAATGAAACAATTTTTACTTTAACTAAGTTCCCATTATTTAATAGTAATATATACTCAAAAATAGTCGCAGCTTTTGATTCAACAACTATCACTTGGATGAACAATGATACTGTTATATCAAAAGGAGAGTTCTTAATTTTAAATAGTAATAAACCATTCTACATTAAATCAGATAAATCTGTTCTATTCTCTCAATTCGAGCAATCTGCAAAGATTCCTTTAACTAAAGGAGACCCATTTTTAGCTTTCATTCCACCTATTCAGCAGTGGAAGAATAATTATAAATTTTTCAGTCCTGAACTTGAGGATTTTACAGAACATTGGATAAATATTGCTATTCATAAAAATTCACTAAATTCAATTATTCTTGATGGTCAAATTATTGATACCGGTAATTTTACAAATGTGGAAGGAACAGAGTACTATTCCGGTTATGTTGAAGTAAAAAAGGGACTTCACAGTATTGAAGCAGATAGTAATTTTTCTCTTTTAGTTTATGGCTATGGTATAATAATCAGTTACGGCTACACAGGCGGTATGAAGACCGAAAGACTGCTCGAAAAAATTATGGATTCAAATCCGCCTGAATTACAGTCAAAAATTCATTGCGATGCCGAAATTGTCATAACTGAATTAAATGAATACGATTCAGGGATTGAAAGCATTAAGCTAGTTGAACAAGATAATTTAACAGTGGATATTCCGGTTTTTGAAAAGGGTGCATTTAAAGCTGTAATAAACATGAAGCTTATTGATGAAAACCTCGATGGCTTTGCTATTCTGAAGTCCCGTGATGTAAAAGGGCATGAGCGGCTTGATACAATGCGGCTTTTCGGATTTGATTTATCCCATCATTTTGCAGGTTATTTTGATACATTGTTTTATTCAGAATTTCGATGCGATTCAATAAAATTGTCAAATCGCAGCTTATCAAAGCGTACATTTCATCTTTATTTTGAAAAAAATACTGAAATATCTGTCCCGCCAAGCTATGCTACAATAACTTTAGAGCCGACAAGGGATACAATCGTACCATTTTGTGTTTATGCAGATTTTATGGGCAGTACAAGCGATAATTTGATCCTCCTTGATGATTGTAACCGTAAGTACAGGATTCCTGTGAGTTATACAATTGCTGATTTCCCCTCCGATATAAATACAAAATGTGAAGTAACTCTGGAGTTTACAATCGTTAGTGATTTGAGAAGTATTGCAGCAAATAATGACTTTGGTCAGAATATAATTATGAAAGTATTTAATTTATCCGGCAGAGAACTATATAGCGGCACACCAAATGATATAAGTAACAATTTCATAAGAGGCGTGTATTTCGTACTCTTCATTGATAACAACTCAATAACAAAGCGTATGATGGTAAGAATTGATTAA
- a CDS encoding DUF4835 family protein, producing the protein MKKLFFVCFLSIFLFAFTKTDAQEIEATVVINMDQIPQEYRISVNSLATDIERYLSSQKFTDIDWEGPKIPVDISIALAGGARNMYSAQIFIASKRHIAGTDGGQSIVLRLLDKTWSFEYNMGANHSYNPQRYDPFTTLLDFYMLLIIGFDLDTYGELDGTRAYEQAKLIATMAASYQADGWQTISQPGEFTRFNFINELTNMRYEDLRKLIASYYLDGLDYMNEDREAALENLAFVIQEMADYKRNKLVEQSIIFQAFFEAKSFELAETFKGYTKHPGVFRDLIYLDPSNTPVYEDAQKGK; encoded by the coding sequence ATGAAAAAACTATTTTTTGTATGTTTTTTGAGCATTTTCTTATTTGCTTTTACAAAAACTGATGCTCAGGAGATTGAGGCAACAGTAGTAATAAATATGGACCAAATTCCACAGGAATACAGAATCAGTGTCAATTCTCTTGCTACAGATATAGAAAGATATTTGAGTTCGCAAAAATTTACAGATATAGATTGGGAAGGACCAAAAATTCCGGTTGATATCAGTATAGCACTTGCCGGTGGTGCACGCAATATGTATTCGGCACAGATTTTCATTGCTTCCAAGCGGCATATCGCCGGAACTGACGGCGGTCAATCTATTGTCTTGAGACTTCTTGACAAGACATGGTCATTTGAGTACAATATGGGCGCAAATCACTCATATAATCCACAAAGGTATGACCCATTCACTACATTGCTTGATTTTTATATGTTACTTATCATCGGATTCGATTTGGATACTTATGGTGAGCTCGACGGTACACGCGCTTATGAGCAGGCAAAACTAATAGCTACTATGGCAGCATCTTATCAGGCTGATGGCTGGCAGACAATTTCACAGCCCGGAGAATTTACAAGATTCAATTTCATTAACGAACTTACTAATATGCGATATGAAGATTTGAGAAAGCTCATTGCCAGCTATTATCTTGACGGACTGGATTATATGAACGAAGACAGAGAAGCAGCTCTCGAAAATCTTGCTTTTGTGATTCAGGAAATGGCGGACTATAAGAGAAATAAACTTGTTGAGCAGAGTATAATTTTTCAGGCATTTTTTGAAGCTAAATCATTTGAACTTGCTGAAACATTTAAAGGCTACACAAAGCATCCCGGTGTTTTTCGTGATTTGATTTATCTCGACCCCTCAAATACTCCTGTATATGAAGATGCTCAAAAAGGCAAGTAA
- the smc gene encoding chromosome segregation protein SMC yields MYLSDIEIIGFKSFAQKTKLKFAPGLSAVVGPNGCGKTNVVDAIRWVLGEKKASTLRSDVMENVIFNGTRDRKPLSLAEVSITFDNTRNILPTDYNQIVVSRRLFRNGDSEYLLNNTHCRLKDILDLFMDTGIGSDSYSVIELKMVDAILSGKVDDRRAMFEEAAGIKKYKARRKESMKKLDSVTSDMERIQDILQEVRKNVNSLSRQAAKTKRYNQYLGELKTLEIMLFAHEFAHFNNNKKVISEKLKVLSAEKIKTEIALSSNETEIAKQKEILFRIEQELTSATENERILIREIADLKQKIAVSSEKTTSFDSTAKRLTDDILESENSLKLREQRHKDILLNIEEVKSRLSEHTERVKSLSALRDTALAKVRDAESKVNNANNEISGIRNKIESLNNILNRSKERKINLERKIQQLSEDKFRYSKQIEEINEDNRRNKLKLPELKDYLQHLENELKLAFEKKISLESEIEKIKQKINDNKNALGGKKASLDFLNSLVDSSAATKFLSDSQSWQTSSEKVILGEIIGTDDEYRLAVLTALGDFAHSFVVENQNEAFFAINLLRDKAKGKSGFICLDIIPEVADLGVKPNISGVIGWLSETVRVENNIRNLLRAILGKTLIVENSDTANRVITEKLADVCVTTDGTLFHSAGIISGGSVSQKEGQWVGKKERISKLKKEIGELSSNIDELQVSLSSLNEELAFIEISKLQQDIKLAENEIAENSRKSEQLKLKLESLTNNINFIEDNTFRLQDEISEITNDDSSSADEISELTNKLTQKQTELLELKAMLADAHSDLSEKQNILRDAELESVEIESEIKSLDGEIRRIENEIQQYLQRIKSRKDEFDSLDLQKDELAKKIETYTENLSSSEVRITELKNKIDILSDNKKSTNSKFDEVNNEYKILMRDFDKLKENIHQLEIQETEANSHIQNITERALEQYETDIETTLVEDNPEFDIQSSKTEILSLKERLSQLGNVNFMALEEYDVQNERLEFYEKQMGDLEESGKILRETIEEINSTAERNFKETFDKIQSNFKLLFKKLFGEEGEADLKLESDDLLESDIVITAKPPNKRPHSIEMLSGGEKTLTAIALLFAIYLVKPSPFCILDEVDAPLDDANIEKFVHLIKEFSIDTQFLIVTHNKKTMEAADTLYGVTMQEDGVSKVVAVRVDNEAA; encoded by the coding sequence ATGTATCTTTCTGACATAGAAATAATTGGTTTTAAATCATTTGCACAAAAGACTAAGCTCAAGTTTGCTCCGGGTCTTTCGGCTGTTGTTGGACCGAATGGCTGCGGTAAAACGAATGTAGTTGATGCAATCAGATGGGTTTTAGGTGAAAAGAAAGCATCTACTCTTAGGTCAGACGTTATGGAAAATGTCATTTTCAATGGCACTCGCGACCGCAAACCCCTAAGTCTTGCAGAAGTTTCGATTACTTTTGATAATACAAGAAATATTTTACCTACAGATTATAATCAAATAGTTGTTTCTCGCCGACTTTTCAGAAATGGCGACAGCGAATATCTTCTCAATAATACTCATTGCCGGCTAAAAGATATACTCGATTTGTTTATGGATACCGGTATAGGCTCCGATTCATACTCAGTAATTGAGCTAAAAATGGTTGATGCAATTCTCAGCGGCAAAGTTGACGACCGCAGAGCTATGTTCGAAGAAGCAGCCGGCATCAAAAAGTATAAAGCGCGCCGAAAGGAATCAATGAAAAAGCTCGACTCAGTCACATCCGATATGGAGCGTATTCAGGATATTTTGCAGGAGGTCAGAAAAAATGTCAATTCTCTTTCCCGTCAGGCAGCAAAAACAAAACGATATAATCAATATTTGGGTGAACTCAAAACTCTTGAAATTATGCTTTTTGCTCATGAGTTTGCACATTTCAACAATAACAAAAAAGTAATATCAGAAAAGTTGAAAGTGCTGTCAGCTGAAAAAATTAAAACTGAAATTGCTCTAAGCAGCAATGAAACTGAAATTGCAAAACAAAAGGAAATTCTGTTTCGAATCGAGCAGGAACTTACATCGGCAACTGAAAATGAGCGAATCCTTATCCGAGAAATTGCCGATTTGAAGCAAAAAATAGCAGTATCATCTGAAAAAACAACTTCCTTCGACTCTACAGCCAAAAGACTGACCGATGATATTTTGGAATCTGAAAATAGTTTAAAATTAAGAGAGCAGCGACATAAAGATATTTTACTGAATATTGAGGAAGTTAAAAGCAGACTTTCAGAGCATACCGAAAGAGTAAAATCTTTGTCAGCATTACGAGATACAGCTTTAGCCAAAGTTCGGGATGCTGAATCTAAAGTTAATAATGCAAATAATGAAATCTCAGGTATTAGAAATAAAATTGAATCTCTGAATAATATACTCAACAGAAGTAAAGAGAGAAAAATAAATCTTGAGAGAAAAATTCAGCAGTTATCAGAGGATAAATTTCGTTACTCAAAGCAAATAGAAGAGATTAACGAAGACAACCGTCGTAATAAATTGAAGTTACCTGAACTTAAAGATTACCTTCAACATTTAGAAAATGAGCTGAAACTTGCTTTTGAAAAGAAAATTTCCCTTGAAAGTGAAATCGAAAAAATAAAGCAAAAAATCAACGATAACAAGAATGCTCTCGGCGGTAAAAAAGCATCCCTTGATTTTCTTAATTCGCTTGTTGACAGCAGTGCTGCAACGAAATTTTTATCTGATTCACAGAGCTGGCAAACAAGTTCAGAAAAAGTCATTCTCGGAGAAATTATCGGGACTGATGATGAATATCGTCTTGCTGTACTTACTGCACTTGGTGATTTTGCCCATAGCTTTGTTGTAGAAAATCAGAATGAAGCATTTTTTGCGATAAATTTACTTCGTGATAAAGCCAAAGGTAAATCCGGTTTTATATGTCTGGACATTATTCCTGAAGTAGCAGATTTAGGTGTCAAACCCAATATTTCCGGCGTTATTGGATGGCTAAGCGAAACCGTTAGGGTCGAAAACAATATTCGCAACCTGCTTCGGGCAATTTTAGGCAAGACCTTGATAGTTGAAAATAGTGACACAGCAAACAGAGTAATAACGGAGAAACTTGCTGATGTCTGTGTGACCACTGATGGTACTCTTTTTCACTCTGCCGGTATTATTTCCGGTGGTTCTGTTTCACAAAAAGAAGGACAATGGGTCGGCAAGAAAGAACGTATTTCAAAGTTAAAAAAGGAAATTGGTGAACTATCCTCCAATATTGATGAGCTTCAAGTTAGTCTTTCCTCTCTGAATGAGGAACTCGCTTTTATTGAAATCAGCAAACTTCAACAGGATATCAAACTTGCAGAAAATGAAATTGCCGAAAACAGCCGCAAGTCCGAACAGTTAAAACTTAAGCTTGAGTCGCTGACAAATAATATTAATTTCATCGAGGATAATACTTTTCGACTACAGGACGAAATCAGCGAAATAACAAATGATGACTCATCCTCGGCTGATGAAATAAGTGAACTTACAAATAAGCTCACTCAAAAACAAACAGAGCTTCTTGAACTTAAAGCAATGCTTGCTGATGCTCATAGCGATTTATCCGAAAAGCAAAACATATTAAGAGATGCTGAGCTCGAATCGGTTGAAATTGAGTCAGAAATTAAATCACTGGATGGCGAAATAAGAAGAATCGAAAACGAAATTCAGCAATACCTGCAAAGGATTAAATCAAGAAAGGATGAGTTTGATTCTCTTGATTTACAAAAAGATGAATTAGCCAAGAAAATTGAGACTTATACTGAAAATCTTAGCAGTTCTGAAGTCAGAATTACCGAACTGAAAAATAAAATTGATATTCTTTCAGACAACAAAAAAAGCACAAATTCAAAATTTGATGAAGTTAATAACGAATATAAAATTTTGATGCGTGATTTTGATAAATTGAAGGAAAATATTCACCAGCTCGAAATTCAGGAGACTGAAGCTAATTCTCATATTCAAAATATCACCGAACGGGCTTTGGAGCAATATGAAACAGACATCGAAACTACTTTGGTGGAGGATAATCCCGAATTTGATATACAGTCATCAAAAACTGAAATTCTATCACTGAAAGAGAGACTTTCCCAGCTCGGAAATGTCAATTTTATGGCTCTCGAAGAATACGATGTTCAAAACGAAAGGCTTGAATTTTATGAAAAGCAAATGGGCGACCTTGAAGAGTCGGGCAAAATATTGCGAGAAACTATCGAAGAAATTAATTCTACAGCCGAAAGAAATTTCAAAGAAACTTTTGATAAAATACAGAGTAATTTCAAATTACTATTCAAAAAGCTATTTGGCGAAGAGGGTGAAGCTGACCTTAAGCTTGAAAGTGATGATTTGCTCGAATCCGATATCGTAATTACTGCCAAGCCACCAAACAAAAGACCACACTCAATAGAAATGCTTTCAGGTGGCGAGAAAACACTCACAGCTATTGCACTTCTATTTGCAATTTATCTTGTAAAGCCAAGCCCATTCTGTATCTTAGATGAAGTTGATGCTCCGCTTGATGATGCAAATATAGAAAAGTTTGTACATCTAATCAAAGAATTCAGCATTGACACGCAGTTTTTGATTGTAACGCATAATAAAAAGACTATGGAAGCCGCCGATACTCTCTATGGCGTGACGATGCAGGAAGACGGTGTATCAAAAGTAGTTGCTGTTCGTGTTGATAATGAAGCAGCTTAA
- a CDS encoding NAD(+) synthase, whose protein sequence is MNKSTDNFGFYRVAAVSPELRIANPEFNTNEIARIISENKAALYVFPELSISGYSCQDLFFQKKLLKSVEQSLVELCKISKKSGAVIIVGAPLETESRLFNTAVVISGGKIAGVVPKTYLCNHLEYYEERWFASEFDRDTETIMIGNEEVPFGGDLIFENIFDKRFKIGIEICEDMWSPKPPAGDLSVSGATVLVNLSASNEYLGKSDYRLNNVKMHSGRYLAALIYSSSGVWESSAETVFAGKSMIFENASLLAKTDNYSFKSEICIADIDIERLINDRLKNNTFSGTSSDMDFRIVRIEIQANLNQPLMRKISKTPFVPEDESSINKVCSEIIDIQVAGLARRLAHISSKNAVIGISGGLDSTLALIVTYFAFKKLNLDTKGIHAVTMPGFGTTQRTKNNALRLAEKLGLNTLEISINDSVKLHFEEIGHDPEIHDVVYENAQARKRTHILMDLANKYNGIVIGTGDLSETALGWCTYNGDHMSMYGVNSGVPKTLVRYLIEWYARTNGDLEISEILNDISNTPISPELLPPDEAGNIAQETESAIGPYILHDFFLYYAVRHSFQPEKILFLAGIAFDGIYDKKFIKNTLNTFFKRFFGNQFKRNTQPDGPKIGTVALSPRADWRMPPDADSKIWMLD, encoded by the coding sequence ATGAATAAGTCAACCGACAATTTTGGATTTTATCGTGTTGCAGCAGTCAGTCCTGAGCTCAGGATTGCAAATCCTGAATTTAATACCAATGAAATTGCAAGAATAATCTCAGAAAATAAAGCTGCTTTGTATGTTTTTCCGGAGCTGAGCATTAGCGGATATTCTTGTCAGGATTTGTTTTTTCAAAAGAAACTTTTGAAATCTGTAGAGCAGTCACTGGTTGAATTATGCAAAATCAGCAAGAAATCAGGGGCAGTCATAATTGTCGGCGCACCACTCGAAACTGAATCCCGACTTTTTAATACCGCTGTGGTTATTTCAGGCGGGAAAATTGCCGGAGTAGTTCCGAAAACATATCTTTGCAATCATTTGGAATATTATGAGGAAAGGTGGTTTGCCTCAGAATTTGACAGAGATACTGAAACAATAATGATTGGCAATGAGGAAGTTCCTTTCGGCGGGGATTTAATCTTTGAGAATATTTTCGATAAAAGATTCAAAATTGGTATAGAGATTTGCGAGGATATGTGGTCTCCAAAGCCGCCTGCAGGTGATTTATCTGTATCAGGAGCAACAGTTCTGGTTAACTTATCTGCAAGCAACGAATATTTAGGCAAGTCTGACTACAGGTTAAATAATGTCAAAATGCACTCCGGAAGATATTTAGCAGCATTGATTTACTCATCTTCAGGTGTATGGGAATCATCAGCAGAAACAGTATTTGCAGGCAAATCAATGATATTTGAAAATGCATCACTTCTTGCTAAGACTGATAATTATTCTTTCAAATCTGAAATATGTATTGCTGATATAGATATCGAAAGGTTGATAAATGACCGCCTTAAAAACAATACTTTTTCCGGGACTTCATCGGATATGGATTTCAGGATTGTTCGGATTGAAATTCAAGCAAATCTGAATCAGCCACTAATGCGTAAAATATCCAAAACACCATTTGTACCTGAAGATGAAAGCTCTATCAATAAAGTGTGCTCCGAAATAATTGATATACAGGTAGCAGGACTTGCTCGCAGGCTTGCCCACATATCATCGAAAAACGCTGTGATAGGAATATCCGGCGGTCTGGATTCCACTTTGGCACTGATTGTAACATATTTTGCGTTCAAAAAATTAAATCTTGATACAAAGGGAATTCATGCTGTTACGATGCCGGGATTTGGTACAACTCAACGCACAAAAAATAACGCTCTGAGATTAGCCGAAAAGCTGGGGCTAAATACATTGGAAATATCAATAAATGATAGTGTCAAACTGCATTTTGAAGAAATCGGACACGACCCTGAAATTCATGATGTGGTCTATGAAAATGCTCAAGCCCGCAAAAGAACCCACATACTTATGGACCTCGCAAATAAATATAACGGGATTGTAATCGGCACAGGCGATTTGAGCGAGACTGCACTCGGTTGGTGTACATATAATGGCGACCACATGTCAATGTATGGTGTTAATTCGGGTGTACCGAAGACACTTGTCCGCTATCTTATCGAATGGTATGCACGCACTAATGGAGACCTCGAGATTTCAGAAATTCTAAATGATATTTCAAATACTCCGATTTCACCTGAGCTACTTCCTCCGGATGAAGCCGGAAATATTGCTCAGGAAACAGAATCTGCAATCGGTCCTTATATACTACACGACTTTTTTCTTTATTATGCCGTAAGACATTCATTTCAGCCTGAGAAAATTTTATTTTTAGCCGGAATCGCATTTGATGGAATATATGATAAGAAATTTATAAAAAATACTTTAAATACTTTCTTTAAGCGATTTTTTGGAAATCAATTTAAACGAAATACTCAGCCTGACGGACCCAAAATCGGTACTGTTGCACTATCGCCAAGAGCTGACTGGCGTATGCCGCCTGATGCTGACTCAAAAATCTGGATGTTGGATTAG